Below is a genomic region from Argiope bruennichi chromosome 11, qqArgBrue1.1, whole genome shotgun sequence.
caataaaaagagtgacactgaggacacttccctgaggaactccctcagcttggataaaattagatgaataagtGTTGCCAACGCGAACTCTGAAAGtccgatgagataaaaagttttgtaaaaatatggggaggtttcccctaaaacccaagttaaaaattgtagaaagtatgccaaagcgccaagcacggtcgtACGCCTTCTCAATATCAAGGAATATGGAGATaaggtggttcctcctaacaaatgcgttgcgtatctgggtttccagtagaattaggttgtcaaaagtagaccgacctctacggaaaccactctgcaacgagGATATGCATCCGTTTTTCTCCAATTCGAATATCAGAcgggcattgaccatgcgctcaaaggtcttacaaaggcaactcgtcagagcaattggtcggtagttcaaaGGATTTGATGGTTCCTTACCAGGTTTTAAGATTGGGATCACAATAGCCTCGcaccattgtgaagggtacttctgttcaatccatattctgttaaataatattaacagattcgtaagggaagttgcattcaaatggcggagcatattatatgtgatcCCATCTGGGCCAGGACTTGTATCATTGGCTTTAGATAAAGCCGTTTCCAGTTCAAACATCCTAAATTCGCAGTTATATGGAAAAGGGCGTCGGTCATTAAAGCGCAGacgcaaccgttccgcgcgattcttaatagCCATAAACGTAGGACTGTAAGAATCAATAGCAGACACTTGTGAGAATGCTTGACCaagaatattggcaacatctaatTGAGTTGAGTGCACcatatttcctgtatttaaaacaggaatggaggTTTCACTATATATTCCATTAGCggcctttacttttttccacatATGTTTACTGGAAGTGTAGGATGTAATGGAGGATACGAATTTTATCCAAGAATCTCTCTGACTTTGACGACGAATGCGACGAGCAAGAGCTTTGGCACGCTTAAATGCAATCAGATTTTCTGTTGTCGGATACCTTCGAAAAATACTCCAACGTTTCTTTTGGTttttatgactgtcgcgacaagcttcattccaccacggtctacgaaatttccttagacgtggggaagtctTCGGAATAGTAGCATTCGCGGATCTTATTATGCAGTTAATGACATTTTGTACTGCTTCCGTGATGTCGTAAGTACTGACCATCTTCTCGGTGATATCTGCCAATTGCTTGAAAttatcccagtctgcccgctggaatagaaaccGCGGAGGACAGGGAGTCGCACCGCCTCTGTGGGtatgggagacaataataggaaaatgatcactattatgtaGATCTTTGCTGACTGTAAAGGTCAACGATGGCAAGAGTTCAGGAGAGCACATGGCTAGATCGAGGCTATGAAAtctacgtgtgggttcatgaaagtacgtcttctcatcattattgagcagacagatacagttatttgttataaactgttcgatctgccgccctcgagagtttgtactatctgAACCCCACAAAGTGCTATGTCCATTAAAATCGCCACATAAAATAAAAGGCTTAGGAAGCTGGTCTACTAACTGGTCAAGATCTTGCTGACGTATGACATCGTGAGGCGGTAGATAaatacaacagactgtgaccaaaatTCGTGTCTGAACttgaacagccacagcctgtagagaagtTTGTAAAgtgagaggtgtgctcggatataGATTAGAGGTGAAGATACACACCCCTCCCGAACTATGAGATTCAGTGTCTGCGTCGTTCCGAGCACAATTATAACCGCgtaatttaattggaatattggacttcaagaaggtctcttgaagaccaaaacaaacaggatgaaacGTGTTCATAATGGTCTTAATGTCAAAAAGTTTGGACcgaaggccgcgacaattccaggaaatgaaggtacccattaagaattCGAGATTGCAGGCAAGTTAATAGGCGCATGTGGTAGAGTTGCGGAAACCTCACAACTCATGTGCAAATCCTCATCCTCATCCTCATCTGATGGATGGAGAGAAAGGCGATCTGGACTTTTGGGCATGCCACCAAATATGGACGACAAGTCCTTGTGGACTATACCCTGCGTCGCAAGTCCTAAAGCGACGGAATTTTTAGATGccgactttttcaattttaaaggcaGTTCCTGTTTCGAAATACCGCGTTTTGCTAACTTTAACGTCAgcgagttttgcaattttttcttcgaTTTCTTTTGTGGTTTCTTGGGTCTGTCAAGTGTACTATTGCTAGAATGTTCAGAATCAGAATTCCTAATATTTTCAGGTGGTTTTGAATCGGtgtgaaattttatacaattattacatGAACAGTTTGCGCAAAAGGTGTTCTGAACAACAGAAGCGTAACTTTTACCAGGAGTAGGAGTTTGTGCTTGAACTCTACGCCTGGCTTCGGGATATGAAAGatcttctttgatttttattgttattacttgTTTTTCAAGCTGCCAGCTAGGACATGATCGAGAAAATGAAGGGTGATCGCCTTTACAGTTCACACACTTTTCCTGTGTGGAACATTcctggctatcatgccctttttcTGCACAGCGGGCACATGTTAAAGACCCGCGGCAATTAACTTTAGAATGGCCAAACCGCTGGCACTGAAAGCATCTGAGTGGGTTCGGAATGTACGGCCTTACTGGGCGTCGTATATAACCTGCGTAAACAAATTCTGGTAGTTTGGGTGTCTGAAACGTTAAGATGTGATGTTTTGTTTCAAGGAGTTGTCCATTACGCCGTATAGTGATGCGGCGGACATCTATAACTCCTTGCggtttcatttctgattttattatatctatggGGACATTTAAGAGTTCCCCGCAGGTAATGACACCTTTAGAGGTATTCAACGACTGGTGAGGACTTACAGTTATTGGTATATTTCCcagtgcttttaatttttgaatctgctGGGCTTGCTTACGAGAATTCACCTCAACAAGCAAGTCACCAGAGCGCATTTTACGAATGGATTTAACATCGCCAACTGTTGCCGTTATAGCCTTTTGCACAAGGAAAGGAGAGACAGTTTGAAAAGTTTCGTTATTTGCAGAAACTCGCTTTACAATGTAAAACGGATCGAAATGATAAGATATGTTGGAAGATATTGGAATGTTTctatgcccactgaagggaccacgtttggaggagcccatacgatatagtaagtgattcgggtccgacggcaccgcccaccacggagcccaacaagggaaagcaattaccggctctggttatttccagcctcggcatccgccctagtgctaatcggtacctatacgctgggagttacccccggggacagtgaccacccttaacgccaagcccaaggagtaaccccttcgcttgatccctagcagactagccactcaggtgactaggtaccagccgattgatacaccggggaccacagtgcaccacccgtctttctaatgggtcgccacgcacggccaacacgtggggttttggctgtccatgagaagcaagaagcaaacagagcggcgacaacttctcatggagagctccctcgtttgccgtcgagggaaagaaaaaaaggcgacagcagaaggcgcagaggagagtaaacctaaagggagtaaagatccctgggtacctcgggattgggacacccgtactcacctatagtaggtgagcccctgaggggacaaATTGAGAGGCGTACTCGGATATAGATTGgatgtgaaaatacagacaccGCCAGAACTGCGAGATgttgtgtctgcatctttccgaacacagttaTATCCAcgtaatttaattgcaatatcgggtgtcaagaaagtttcttggacACCGATAGATATGGGATGAAACTGGTTGATGATGGTCTTGAGATCAAACAGTTTGGagcgaatgccgcgacaattccaggaGACGAAGGTACCCATTATCAAAGAGGTTTTGATGAAGAAAGAGGACGTGCATTTGTTGGAGTTGCTAGATCTTCGCAACTCATATCAAGTGAATCTTCATCCTCAGATGGATGGAGCTTAAAATCTGGGTTGGTTAGCGTGTCACCAAAAATGGTGGTTAAATCCTTATGGACTACATTCTAATTTGCTAATCCCAAAGCGACTGAATTCCGTAGAttcgattttttgaattttacggAAAGATCTTTTTGCGAAAGTCCACGTTTCGCGAGTTTCAGCGTCAGTGAGGTCTGAGATTTATTCTTACGGGCTTTTCTATGTGTATCGGGATCTTGTTTAGAAGAATCTGGAACATTTTTGGTTGAACTATCAGAGTCTGATTCAGATGTTTTTTCTGGAGGCTTTGTTGTCGAATTTTGTTTCTTGCAGTTGGTACAAGAGCAGTTtgtgcaaaatgattttttaagaacGGAAGAATAGCTTATTCCAGGAGTAGGAGTCTGTATTTCAACCCTACGCCTTGCTTCTGGATATgttaaatcttcttttattttaatggtaattatttctttctctagTTTCCAGCGCGAACAGGTTCGAGAGTAAGAGGGATGGTCGCCATCACAGTTAATACACTTTTCTTGTGCGGTACACTGttggctatcatgccctttttcggcacaacgggcgcaagtgactgtcccgcggcaattaaccTTCGAATGGCCAAATCGCTGGCACTGGAAACACCTTAATGGATTTGGAATGTATTGGCGAACTGGAAGCTTTATGTAACCTGCATATATGGATTCGGGTAACTGGGGACTGTGAAAGGTGAGTATATAATGCTTTGTCGGTAAGAGCTGGCCATCTCGTCGAATTGTAATTTGGCGAACATTAGTCACACCTTGCTTTTTTAATTCTGAACTTATTTCTTCTAAAGGAACGTTATACAATTCTCCGCAAGTTATGACACCTTTGGAGAAATTGAGCGATGTGTGAGGACTTACAGAAACAGGTATGGTGGCTAGAGCTTTCAGTTTGAGGATATTTTGAGCCTGTTTTTTGGTATCGACTTCTACTAGTAAGTCTCCAGAACGCATTTTCCTTATTGAGATTACCTCACCGACGGTAGCTGCGACAGCTTTTTGTACAAGGAATGGTGAAACGGAATTGAAAGTTTCTTGTGATTCTGAAACACGCTTAATGACaaagaatttatcataatattgaGAAGTggtgtttgaaaatttgattactttacgcccactgaagggaccacgtttggaggagcccatacgatatgataagagattcgggtccgacggcaccgcccaccacggagcccaacatggGAAGGCAATTACTGGCTCTGGTCATTCCCAGCCTcagcatccaccctagtgctaatcggtacctatacgctgggagttacccccggggacagtgaccacccttaacgccaagcccaaggagtaaccccttcgcttgatccctagcagactagccactcaggtgactaggtaccagccgattgatacaccggggaccacagtgcaccacccgtctttctaatgggtcgccacgcacggccaacacgtggggttttggctgtccatgagaagcaagaagcaaacagagcggcgacagcttctcatggagagctccctcgcttgtcGTCGAGGGAATGaaaaacagcagaaagcagaaggcgtagaggagagcgaactgaaagggagtaaagatccctgggtacctcgggattgggacacccgtactcacctatagtaggtgagcccctgaggggttaaagatccctgggtacctcgggattgggacacccgtactcacctatagtaggtgagcccctgaggggcctCAAGACAAGTGGAGCACATAAAAGGTCTATGTTTTGAATTACCAGCGTGTGAATTGCCCGGGAGATGTAAAGCATCCCTACTAGAGAATTTCCCCCCTTTAAATGACCAAGATAAATTCCAAACAGTCCCAAAAAGGAAAACAGCCAGGAACCCCCAAACTACACCCGTGCAGACCCCAATTGTCACCACAAACAGATATCAGGAATTAAAAAACGTAAACGAAACACCCTCTGAAACTAACAATGAACTagaaaagatagataaaattcccCCAATAATGCTCAGATTCGCATCCGACTACCATAGAATGATCGAGGTAATCCGTTCACACACCACCGTTACCGAGGCCAGGCTAGGGAACGGGTTCATTAAAATCTTCACGGATACTATCGAACATCATAGAGAAATCCAAGAGGTATGCAAAAGCAACAACTTTGAATTCTATGTAAATTCCCCGAGAGCAACCAGGCCAGTTAAAGTAGTTATTAGAGGGCTCCATGTTGAGCACATGACTGAGGATATCACTGAACAGCTAAATGAAAAAGGCTTCTCAGTCAACAAGGTTATCCGGATGACCCAGGCCAAAACCCGGATCCCCCTCCCACTCTACCTGGTTGAACTCAATAGAACGCCAAATGTCAAGGCAATATACGAAGTCGACACAATCAGGTACTTAAAGGTGAAAATTGAGGAATACAGAGGCAGGAACTCTGTAGCGCAATGCTACAGATGCAACGAGTTCGGCCACAGAGCCACCAATTGTAACCTTTAACCAAGGTGCCTGAAGTGCGCCCAGGAACATGAAACTAAAGATTGCCCAAAAGGAAAGGGAAAGGATGAAAACCCCTtctatattaattgtaaaaaacaCGGCCACTCAGCTGCCTACAGAGGCTGTGAAAAATACACCAAAACATTCCAGAACAATAGAAACCAAGCACCACAATGCACAAATAGTAACACTTTCAATCCCAACCAAAGCAAAATCAAATCTAACTTCAGCTACGCTCAACACTTTCAAAGCGCAACAACACATCAGATGGCGCCACAAACGACTACCCCCAGTGCATCAGCACAGGTCCCCACATACCATGAGCAGATTAACGCCACCGAGATCACGGCTCTGCTTGAAATCATAGCACaagtcaaagaaatttttaaaagcataccaGATATCATCAATATGGCGCAAGAATTAAAAAGAGCCAACTCAATACCCGACAAGCTACAAATACTCATCAGAGCATTCTTCACCCCAGATGGCGCTACCTCCGAGTAAACATTCACGGCTGGGTGTCTCAAAATCATTTACTGGAACGCAAACGGGATCAGGCAAAAATTAAATCAGCTAAAACTGTTTATCAATAAGCATAACCccgatatattattattacaagagACGCACCTGAGACCCGGGCAGAAAATATTCATTGCAAACTACACAGCATATTATTCCTATAGAGAAAATCAGGATGAAAACAGACCCAGTGGAGGAACGGCCGCACTGATTAAAAATCACATTCCCCATCATCAAATAATACCACCCACCCTTCAACAAGTAGAAGCAACAATAGTCAGGATAACACTGAAAAATCACGACCCCGTAAATGTCACATCACTTTACATCCCCCCAAAATCAGATCATAACTTATTTCTTTTCGACATTGAAAACATCATACAACTAGGACTAAACAACATCATCTGTGGAGATTACAATGCCCACCACACATCCTGGAACTGCCAAAGTAATTCTCAAAGAGGCATAAATCTCAGACATTTTGTGGATAATGCAGGGTTAGAAGTATTGTTCCCAAATGAACCAATACGTTTTGGCACGCACTCTGCATCCACCATAGACATTACACTTATCagacattttctatttccatataaaattaattccttaCCCGAAATGAGCTCTGACCATAACCCGGTCGctcttaatttctattttaattacacCCTACCTGAGCAATACACCAAAACCAAAACAAACTGGATAAACTTCAAAAACGAACTCACCAGGACAATATTTAACACTAACAATTTAAACACCCCCGTAGGAATCGACAAACTAACGGAAGAAATAGAATACAAGATTCAAACTGCCAGAGCAAATCACTCCACCCCAGTCAAAATGAAACAACCGTATTTCGACCCACAAATTAAAAAACTCAACCAAGAAAGaaataagataagaaaattaTACCAGCAAAACAGAAGCCCCTCTCTAAAAAAGCAGCTCAACAGGATGaacaaactaataaataaacttgaCGTGAAATTAAAAGAGAATGAGTTAGCAAATAAACTAGCAAATCtgaacaatgaaaacggttaCATTTGGGATTTTGTGAAACCTTTCAAAAAGAAGAGTTACAACATTCCGACCCTTAAAGGTCCGGCCAGTATAGCACAAACTGGAAAAAGCAAACTGCTTGGCTGAAAGTCTCGAGacacaatttaaaaacaacaacctAACTCACAAGGAAACCGAATCCAAGGTCGAGAAAGTTCTTAACACATTTCACAACACACAGATGGCGCCACTAGCAAATACAAACTCAAAACTTGAAACTATCTTCCCATctgaaatcattaaagaaatcaaaaacttGCGTAACAACAAAGCCCCAGGATACGATAATATCACTAATAAAACGGTTAAAAAACTCCCccttaatgtaattattattttcacactACTTATACAAAAGATATTGGAAGTAGGACACTTCCCAACACGTTGGAAGACAGCAACGGTGGTCCCAATTTTTAAGCCAGGAAAGGACCCCACAAATCCTTCTAGCTACAGACCAATTTCTCTCTTATCAACGCTAAGCAAAATTGCGGAGAGTGTCATTTTAAAAAGACTAAATACACACCTAGTAGAAAACAACTTACTGTGTCCGGAACAATTCGGGTTCAGACCGAACCTCTCCACGACACACCAACTCGCCAGAGTATCCGAATACATCACTGAAGGATTTGTTAACAAACAGAAATCAGGAGCTGTCTTCCTAGACATCcagcccctcaggggctcaccttctttaggtgagtacgggtgtcccaatcccgaggttcccagggatctatactccctttacgtttccactcccctacgccttctgctttctgctgtgttttttcttccctcgacggcaagcgagggggctctccatgagaagctgtcgccgctctgtttgcttcttgcttctcatggacagccggagtcccacgtgttggccgtgcgtggcaacccatttgaaagacgggtggtgtactgtggtcccctgtgcatcaatcggctggtagctagtcacctgagtggctagtctgctagggatcaagcaaaggggttactccttgggcttggcgttaagggtggtcactgtccccgggggtaactccgagcgtataggttccggctagcaccaaggtaagcgccgaggctgggaatggccagagccggtggctgccttcccttgttgggctccgtggtgggcggtgccgtcgggcctgaatcaTTCGCAATATCGTATGGCTCCTCGCAAgaagggtcccttcagtgggcaccATATTCATCCAAAACAAACTGAAAAaccatttgcaatttattttatcgtAAAACGTGTTTCTTCTGATAACGCAACCTTTGAAAGTGTTTCCCCATTTCTCGTGGAGAAAGCCCTCACCTCTAGTGTCGGCGAAGTTGCTAATGTCCGTAAGCTAAGGACAGGAGAGTTGCTCGTTGAAGTGGCATCTCGTCAACAGtcacaaaagattttgaaattaaaaacctttGGTACTATACCTGTTTCTGTCTCTCCCCATAAATCATTAAACTCTTCTAAAGGAGTAATTACATGTGGAGAGCTGTTAAATGAACCTCTGGATGTCATTGAAAAGGAACTGAAAAGTCAAGGAGTCACACACGTGCGCCGTATCACGATTAGGCGTGATGGTAAACTCCTGGAAACCAAACACCATGTTCTGACGTTTAATTCTCCCAAGCTTCCAGACTCAATTAAAGCTGGATATTCGAAATTGGTTGTGAGGCCATATGTGACAAATCCATTGCGATGTTTTAAATGCCAGCGTTTTGGTCATTCAAAGACAAACTGCCGCGGGACCCTTacatgcgcccgttgtgcagcCGCTGGTCATGAAAGCAATGAATGTTTACAAAAGGAAAAATGTGTTAACTGTAAAGGTGATCACACCTCTTTTTCACGTGTCTGCCCAAAATGGAAGCTTGAGAAGGAtattatttctgtgaaatttgcacaaaatatttcctttcctgAAGCTCGGCGTCTTGTGAAAGCACAGACTCCTAAAGAAGGCAAAAGCTATGCTACTGCAGCAAAACTCTCTCTTACTGCATCAGGGACACAAACGAAACCAGTCG
It encodes:
- the LOC129956792 gene encoding uncharacterized protein LOC129956792, which encodes MRSGDLLVEVNSRKQAQQIQKLKALGNIPITVSPHQSLNTSKGVITCGELLNVPIDIIKSEMKPQGVIDVRRITIRRNGQLLETKHHILTFQTPKLPEFVYAGYIRRPVRPYIPNPLRCFQCQRFGHSKVNCRGSLTCARCAEKGHDSQECSTQEKCVNCKGDHPSFSRSCPSWQLEKQVITIKIKEDLSYPEARRRVQAQTPTPGKSYASVVQNTFCANCSCNNCIKFHTDSKPPENIRNSDSEHSSNSTLDRPKKPQKKSKKKLQNSLTLKLAKRGISKQELPLKLKKSASKNSVALGLATQGIVHKDLSSIFGGMPKSPDRLSLHPSDEDEDEDLHMSCEVSATLPHAPINLPAISNS
- the LOC129956793 gene encoding uncharacterized protein LOC129956793, translated to MAPRKKGPFSGHHIHPKQTEKPFAIYFIVKRVSSDNATFESVSPFLVEKALTSSVGEVANVRKLRTGELLVEVASRQQSQKILKLKTFGTIPVSVSPHKSLNSSKGVITCGELLNEPLDVIEKELKSQGVTHVRRITIRRDGKLLETKHHVLTFNSPKLPDSIKAGYSKLVVRPYVTNPLRCFKCQRFGHSKTNCRGTLTCARCAAAGHESNECLQKEKCVNCKGDHTSFSRVCPKWKLEKDIISVKFAQNISFPEARRLVKAQTPKEGKSYATAAKLSLTASGTQTKPVVILTTDTESDHISSSPIKEQTSSKSKKKKLASTSQKSLALKFARRGSSVKDLKSIKSVALELGKTGLADALSAKDSGILWQPAAAKKRVAVARKLGTTVNPAPLSRNVLIAKVTIHLILGNALDGSKKRKFKQ